A genomic stretch from Leishmania infantum JPCM5 genome chromosome 25 includes:
- a CDS encoding putative transcription factor: MSSCTHPTSALFVDRQSGRTTCTLCGDVVMSDQYELDPIFAQSGRQPASGGGLRGLAGSFRPATSHTGTNTSMTHSHSRPTIDKARREMLNISRQLEISEDTVERALGIYKVALNLNAVSGTRPSVLCACLYAACRRERTSHVIYDFSEVNGEDPHTILSQMKYICHATHTEVPVIDPSCYVQRFAEQMDLGPQTTDVVVCALKVLRAMQDDWISCGRRPMGVCAAALLVACYVFGISRTPEQVCGMVRLTSNTIGKRLTEFAATPTARLENIDDYQPSHETLPPAFNDSSRKSTEEDVHASMRELSAIFYELVSEAKTSQPATPERCDKWRRFIMKHCELEGITPLEENLDLKGLSPAQQLHILGLPHTKPIPLEEVVRSVKREEHRLLVKRETSLQNGSDAGGSMGGARQGAAAGLLNDADVSSNGIPLYLLPDESLVSSLAKASPAVGYANDGGMHSAPAAVGAAAMDSPEQLRWMTDEYTRLLNSNAEVMHLRNDFDFADEDDANGVGGNSGGGAVALPVSHPTQNQSFSCGLSQLRGGSPPPGTPAEKDPFGFFDRDDEGVRLALEEILYDRERRHALPWEFLVLPRVEEDDCTDILPYLVLDNEERLRRERIGVSLYGEKWKRGRARTDEEIQKLEEARASKRRRRSVIAEPAVDVPTAMERALRGRGAGTVNISQIDELLPGMLEGLEDEPHADWD, encoded by the coding sequence ATGTCGAGCTGCACCCATCCCACCTCTGCCCTCTTCGTGGATCGGCAGAGTGGGCGCACGACGTGCACCCTCTGCGGCGATGTCGTCATGAGCGACCAGTACGAGCTAGACCCTATCTTCGCCCAGAGCGGCCGACAGccggcgagcggcggcggccttcgCGGTCTTGCCGGCAGCTTCCGCCCCGCCACCTCGCATACGGGCACCAACACGAGCATGACCCACTCTCACTCCCGCCCCACCATCGACAAGGCTCGCCGAGAGATGCTGAACATCAGCCGGCAGCTCGAGATCAGCGAAGATACGGTGGAGCGTGCCCTCGGCATATACAAGGTGGCACTCAACCTGAACGCGGTCTCCGGCACACGGCCAAGTGTGCTATGCGCTTGCCTTTACGCAGCCTGCCGGCGTGAGCGCACGTCGCACGTTATCTACGACTTCTCCGAGGTCAACGGCGAGGACCCGCACACGATCTTGTCGCAAATGAAGTACATCTGCCACGCCACCCACACTGAGGTACCCGTGATCGACCCGTCGTGCTACGTGCAGCGGTTTGCCGAACAGATGGACCTCGGACCGCAGACGACGGACGTGGTTGTGTGCGCTCTCAAGGTGCTGCGTGCTATGCAGGATGACTGGATTAGCTGTGGCAGGCGACCGatgggtgtgtgcgctgctgctctgcttgTGGCGTGCTACGTCTTTGGCATTTCACGCACCCCGGAGCAGGTGTGCGGGATGGTGCGACTCACGTCCAACACAATCGGCAAGCGCCTGACCGAGTTTGCGGCGACGCCAACGGCGCGTCTGGAGAACATCGACGACTATCAGCCGTCGCACGAGACCTTGCCGCCAGCCTTCAATGACTCGAGCCGCAAATccaccgaggaggacgtgCACGCGAGTATGCGGGAGCTGTCGGCCATCTTCTACGAGCTTGTCTCCGAGGCGAAGACGTCGCAGCCCGCAACGCCGGAACGGTGTGACAAGTGGCGCCGCTTCATCATGAAGCACTGCGAGCTGGAGGGCATCAcgccgctggaggagaaTTTGGATTTGAAAGGGCtgtcgccggcgcagcagctgcacattTTGGGTCTGCCGCACACGAAGCCCATcccgctggaggaggtggtgcgcagTGTTAAAAGGGAGGagcatcgcctcctcgtcaAGCGTGAGACGTCTCTTCagaacggcagcgacgcgggCGGCAGCATGGGTGGTGCCCGGCAGGGGGCAGCCGCGGGGCTGCTGAACGATGCCGATGTGTCGTCCAATGGTATTCCTCTTTATCTGCTGCCCGACGAGTCGTTGGTGTCCTCGCTTGCAAAGGCGTCGCCAGCGGTGGGGTACGCCAACGACGGAGGTATGCACTCTGCGCCGGCCGccgttggcgccgccgcgatggattcgccggagcagctgcggtggATGACGGACGAGTACACGCGGCTGCTGAACAGCAATGCGGAAGTGATGCACCTGCGCAACGACTTCGACTTTGCTGACGAGGATGACGCCAACGGGGTTGGTGGCAACtctggaggcggcgcggtggCCCTGCCTGTCAGTCACCCTACTCAGAACCAGTCCTTCAGCTGCGGGCTCTCGCAGctacgcggcggcagccccCCGCCGGGAACCCCTGCAGAAAAGGATCCATTCGGGTTCTTTgaccgcgacgacgagggGGTCCGTCTAGCGCTGGAGGAGATTCTCTACGACCGCGAGCGGCGACACGCCCTGCCGTGGGAGTTCCTTGTGCTGCCGCGGGTCGAGGAGGATGACTGCACGGACATCCTGCCCTACCTCGTGCTGGACAACGAGGAGCGCCTCCGACGCGAGCGCATCGGCGTCTCCCTCTACGGCGAAAAATGGAAGCGCGGGCGCGCACGGACGGATGAGGAAATCCAaaagctggaggaggcgcgagcctcgaagcggcgccggcgcagcgttATTGCCGAGCCCGCGGTCGACGTACCAACGGCGATGGAGCGCGCGttgcgcggccgcggcgctggcacgGTGAACATCTCCCAAATTGATGAGCTACTTCCTGGCATGTTGGAGGGCCTCGAGGATGAGCCGCACGCGGACTGGGACTGA